Proteins encoded together in one Musa acuminata AAA Group cultivar baxijiao chromosome BXJ3-6, Cavendish_Baxijiao_AAA, whole genome shotgun sequence window:
- the LOC135640868 gene encoding pyruvate kinase 1, cytosolic-like, producing MHSTHLLLEEPIRMVSILEPSKPSFFPAMTKIVGTLGPKSRSVEVISACLKAGMSVARFDFSWGDVDYHQETLENLKTAIKSTQKLCAIMLDTVGPELQVINKSEKAISLEADAYVILTPDQEQEASSQLLPINFSGLSKAVKQGDTIFVGQYLFTGSETTSVWLEVSEVKGADVVCIIKNTATLAGSLFTLHVSQIHIDLPTLSEADKTAISTWGVRNKIDFLSLSYTRHAEDVRQAREFLSKSGDLYQTQIFAKIESVEGLTHFDEILQVADGIILSRGNLGIDLPPEKVFLFQKAAVYKCNMAGKPAVITRVVDSMTDNLRPTRAEATDVANAILDGSDAILLGAETLRGLYPVETISTVGRICYEAEKVFNQDLYFKKTVKYVGEPMTHLESIASSAVRAAIKVKASVIICFTSSGRAARLIAKYRPTMPVLSVVIPRLKTNQLRWSFSGAFEARQSLIVRGLFPMLADPRHPAESTSSSNESVLKVALDHGKASGLIKTHDRVVVCQKVGDASVVKIIELED from the exons ATGCATTCGACCCACCTTCTCCTGGAAGAACCCATCAGGATGGTCTCCATCCTCGAGCCGTCCAAGCCT AGTTTCTTCCCTGCGATGACCAAGATCGTGGGCACGCTCGGTCCCAAGTCCCGGTCGGTGGAGGTGATCTCCGCCTGCCTCAAGGCCGGCATGTCGG TGGCAAGATTTGACTTCTCGTGGGGGGACGTCGACTATCATCAAGAGACCCTGGAAAACCTCAAGACCGCTATCAAGAGCACCCAAAAGTTGTGCGCC ATCATGTTGGATACAGTGGGTCCAGAGTTGCAGGTCATAAACAAAAGTGAGAAGGCCATCTCACTTGAAGCAGATGCTTATGTTATTTTGACCCCAGATCAGGAGCAGGAAGCATCATCTCAGCTGTTGCCTATAAACTTTAGCGGATTATCAAAG GCAGTGAAGCAAGGAGACACAATATTTGTTGGCCAATACTTGTTCACTGGTAGTGAAACTACTTCTGTTTGGTTGGAG GTTTCTGAGGTGAAAGGGGCTGATGTAGTCTGCATAATAAAAAACACTGCTACACTGGCGGGTTCACTCTTCACTCTCCATGTCTCCCAAATACATATTGATTTGCCAACACTTTCTGAAGCTGATAAAACT GCAATAAGTACATGGGGTGTCCGCAACAAAATTGACTTCCTTTCTTTATCTTATACAAGGCATGCAGAAGATGTTCGACAA GCCCGAGAATTCTTGTCGAAGTCAGGTGATCTTTACCAAACTCAAATATTTGCCAAAATTGAGAGCGTAGAG GGTCTAACACATTTTGATGAGATTTTACAAGTAGCAGATGGCATCATTCTCTCGCGTGGGAATCTTGGAATAGATCTCCCACCTGAGAAG GTGTTTTTATTCCAAAAGGCTGCTGTCTATAAGTGCAACATGGCTGGAAAGCCAGCAGTCATCACGCGTGTGGTTGACAGCATGACTGACAACTTGAGACCAACACGTGCAGAAGCAACTGATGTGGCGAATGCAATACTTGATG GAAGTGATGCAATACTTTTGGGTGCTGAAACACTTCGTGGATTGTACCCTGTTGAAACTATTTCAACCGTAGGTAGAATTTGTTATGAG GCAGAGAAAGTTTTCAATCAGGATTTGTACTTTAAGAAGACCGTGAAATATGTTGGAGAACCGATGACCCATTTGGAGTCCATTGCTTCATCAGCT GTACGTGCTGCTATTAAAGTCAAGGCTTCTGTGATAATTTGTTTCACTTCATCTGGTAGAGCTGCAAG GTTAATCGCCAAGTATAGGCCTACCATGCCTGTACTATCTGTGGTCATCCCTCGGCTTAAAACAAACCAACTTCGGTGGAGTTTCAGTGGCGCGTTTGAA GCTAGACAATCGCTCATAGTTAGAGGCCTTTTTCCCATGCTTGCTGATCCTCGCCATCCT GCTGAATCTACTAGTTCTTCCAATGAGTCAGTTCTGAAGGTTGCTCTTGATCATGGCAAGGCCTCTGGTTTGATTAAGACTCATGATCGAGTTGTTGTCTGCCAGAAAGTTGGGGATGCTTCAGTGGTGAAGATCATCGAGTTGGAGGATTGA